Proteins co-encoded in one Astatotilapia calliptera chromosome 18, fAstCal1.2, whole genome shotgun sequence genomic window:
- the ttpa gene encoding alpha-tocopherol transfer protein, translated as MNGPQLSELPDDSEQLRPYVSRLRRGALRAGELSAVGSLSSGFLLRFLRARDFNTELSLKLLLNYQRWRRESPEISSCLSPSSVLGLLNTSYHAVLPQRDCTGSRVLIYRIGQWNPKDWSAFQVFRVSLMTSEIISRENETQRQGVKAIFDLAGWSLSHALQINPSLARKISSVLSDSFPLKVRGIHLVNEPMFFRPVFAMLRPFLPDKIKQRIHMHGSDFQDSLSGFFSSHVLPPEYGGHGPGITQVCQGWTNHLLQSENLLQQIAAHPTGDITMTPDDCLITEEGGTL; from the exons ATGAACGGACCTCAGCTCAGCGAACTGCCGGACGACTCGGAGCAGCTCAGGCCGTACGTCAGCCGCCTGAGGCGGGGTGCGCTGCGGGCCGGCGAGCTGTCCGCTGTCGGGAGCTTATCCAGCGGCTTTCTCCTCAGGTTTCTGCGGGCCAGAGACTTCAACACGGAGCTCTCCCTCAAG CTCTTGCTCAACTACCAGCGGTGGCGAAGGGAAAGTCCTGAGATCAGCAGCTGTCTGTCTCCTTCCTCGGTGCTCGGCCTCCTCAACACGTCGTACCACGCTGTGCTCCCGCAGCGAGACTGCACAGGCAGCAGGGTGCTCATCTACAGGATTG GGCAGTGGAACCCGAAAGACTGGTCAGCCTTCCAGGTATTCAGAGTCAGCCTGATGACATCCGAGATCATCTCAAGGGAGAACGAGACACAAAGGCAGGGTGTGAAGGCCATATTTGACCTCGCGGGGTGGAGTTTGAGTCATGCCCTGCAGATTAACCCTTCGCTTGCCAGAAAGATTTCATCTGTGCTTTCG GACTCTTTCCCACTGAAGGTCAGAGGAATCCACCTGGTCAATGAACCGATGTTCTTCCGTCCGGTCTTTGCTATGCTTCGTCCCTTCTTGCCTGATAAAATCAAGCAGAGG ATCCATATGCACGGTTCTGATTTCCAAGATTCTTTAAGTGGCTTCTTCTCATCACACGTTCTGCCTCCAGAATATGGAGGGCATGGGCCTGGAATAACACAAGTGTGTCAAGGCTGGACCAATCACCTGCTTCAATCAGAGAACCTCCTGCAGCAGATTGCTGCCCACCCAACGGGTGACATCACAATGACCCCTGATGACTGTTTGATCACAGAGGAAGGCGGGACTCTGTGA